In Yersinia enterocolitica subsp. enterocolitica, one DNA window encodes the following:
- a CDS encoding YraN family protein, which translates to MSHRDTGTHYENQARHYLERAGLVFKAANVTYQNGEIDLIMRDGDTWVFVEVRFRRNALFGGAAASVTYSKQQRLLRAATIWLAQRNACFATTPCRFDVFAITGSELEWLPNAFNAD; encoded by the coding sequence ATGAGTCACAGGGATACTGGCACACACTACGAAAACCAAGCCCGCCACTATCTTGAGCGGGCAGGTTTAGTGTTTAAGGCAGCAAATGTCACCTATCAAAATGGTGAAATTGACCTTATCATGCGCGATGGCGATACCTGGGTATTTGTTGAAGTACGCTTTCGTCGCAATGCACTATTCGGTGGCGCTGCCGCCAGTGTCACTTACAGCAAACAACAACGGCTACTCCGGGCCGCTACCATTTGGCTGGCGCAGCGAAACGCCTGTTTTGCCACTACACCGTGCCGTTTTGATGTTTTTGCCATCACTGGTAGCGAGCTAGAATGGCTACCAAACGCTTTCAATGCGGATTGA
- the diaA gene encoding DnaA initiator-associating protein DiaA, translating to MLDRIKGCFTESIQTQIAAAEALPDAISRAAMTLVQSLLNGNKILCCGNGTSAANAQHFAASMINRFETERPSLPAIALNADNVVLTAIANDRLHDEVYAKQVRALGHAGDVLLAISTRGNSRDIVKAVEAAVTRDMTIVALTGYDGGELAGLLGPQDVEIRIPSHRSARVQELHMLTVNCLCDLIDNTLFPHQDD from the coding sequence GTGCTGGATAGAATCAAAGGTTGCTTTACAGAAAGTATTCAAACCCAGATTGCCGCGGCTGAGGCACTGCCTGACGCCATATCCCGTGCAGCAATGACGTTGGTTCAGTCACTGCTCAACGGCAATAAAATTCTCTGCTGCGGTAATGGGACTTCTGCGGCTAACGCACAACACTTTGCAGCCAGCATGATAAACCGTTTTGAAACAGAACGACCAAGCCTGCCTGCAATAGCATTGAATGCTGATAATGTTGTGCTGACAGCCATCGCCAATGACCGTTTGCATGATGAAGTGTATGCCAAACAGGTGCGTGCGCTGGGTCATGCCGGTGATGTTTTGCTCGCAATTTCCACTCGTGGTAATAGCCGTGATATTGTGAAAGCGGTAGAAGCAGCAGTCACCCGTGATATGACCATAGTTGCACTTACAGGTTATGATGGTGGTGAACTGGCTGGCCTGTTAGGTCCGCAGGATGTGGAAATCCGCATACCTTCGCACCGTAGCGCCCGGGTTCAAGAATTACACATGCTGACAGTGAATTGCTTGTGTGACTTAATTGATAACACTCTATTTCCCCATCAGGACGATTAA
- the dolP gene encoding division/outer membrane stress-associated lipid-binding lipoprotein, translating into MKVGYIFAMLFSALLLQGCVGAVVVGSAAVATKSATDPRSVGTQVDDGTLEARVVNALSKDQQIKSQTRFVVTAYQGKVLLTGQSPTAELSNRAKQIAAGVDGATEVYNEMRLGKPVDLTTASMDTWITTKVRSQLLTADSVKSSNVKVTTENGEVFLLGLVTQQEGQSAAQIASQVSGVKHVTTAFTIVK; encoded by the coding sequence ATGAAGGTTGGTTATATTTTTGCCATGCTATTCAGCGCCCTGCTATTACAAGGTTGTGTCGGTGCTGTCGTAGTTGGCAGTGCGGCCGTTGCAACTAAATCTGCCACAGACCCTCGTTCTGTCGGCACTCAGGTAGATGATGGCACACTTGAAGCCAGAGTCGTCAACGCGCTGAGCAAAGATCAGCAGATAAAGAGCCAAACACGTTTTGTTGTGACCGCTTATCAAGGGAAAGTTTTGCTGACCGGGCAATCGCCAACTGCTGAGCTGTCTAACCGCGCCAAGCAAATTGCGGCCGGTGTTGATGGTGCAACTGAAGTGTATAACGAAATGCGCTTGGGTAAACCGGTCGATCTGACTACTGCATCAATGGATACCTGGATTACCACCAAAGTCCGGTCACAGTTACTGACTGCAGACTCGGTTAAATCCTCCAATGTAAAAGTGACCACAGAGAATGGCGAAGTGTTCCTTTTGGGTCTGGTGACTCAGCAAGAAGGGCAATCAGCCGCTCAGATAGCCAGCCAGGTCAGTGGCGTTAAGCATGTGACCACTGCATTTACTATTGTAAAATAA
- the mtgA gene encoding monofunctional biosynthetic peptidoglycan transglycosylase, with product MISVRRGLNWLWYWGKRAVIGIVALWLAGILIFAFLPVPFSMVMIERQLGAWLTGDFSYVAHSDWVPMDEISPYMALAVMAAEDQKFPEHWGFDVGAIESALAHNQRNQNRIRGASTLSQQTAKNLFLWDGRSWVRKGLEVGLTAGIELVWTKRRILTVYLNIAEFGDGIFGVEAAARHFFNKPASKLSASEAALLAAVLPNPLRFKANAPSGYVISRQQWILRQMRQLGGKDFIQANDLD from the coding sequence ATGATTTCAGTCCGCCGTGGATTAAATTGGCTTTGGTATTGGGGAAAACGGGCTGTCATTGGCATTGTTGCCCTGTGGTTGGCCGGTATTTTGATTTTTGCTTTCCTGCCGGTTCCGTTTTCCATGGTCATGATTGAAAGGCAACTCGGTGCCTGGTTGACCGGTGATTTTTCGTACGTCGCCCACTCTGATTGGGTGCCGATGGATGAGATTTCACCTTACATGGCGCTGGCGGTGATGGCTGCGGAAGATCAAAAATTCCCCGAGCATTGGGGCTTTGATGTCGGTGCTATAGAATCAGCGTTAGCCCATAATCAGCGCAACCAAAACCGTATCCGCGGTGCTTCGACTTTATCGCAACAAACTGCCAAAAATCTGTTCCTGTGGGATGGCCGTAGCTGGGTACGCAAAGGGCTGGAAGTCGGATTGACCGCCGGTATTGAGTTGGTGTGGACCAAGCGGCGTATTCTGACGGTTTATCTGAATATTGCGGAGTTTGGTGACGGTATTTTTGGCGTAGAAGCGGCGGCTCGCCATTTCTTCAATAAACCGGCCAGTAAATTGAGCGCATCAGAAGCCGCTCTATTAGCAGCAGTTTTACCCAATCCACTGCGTTTTAAGGCGAATGCGCCATCCGGTTATGTGATTTCCCGCCAACAGTGGATTTTGCGCCAAATGCGGCAATTGGGTGGGAAAGACTTCATACAGGCGAATGATTTAGATTAA
- the elbB gene encoding isoprenoid biosynthesis glyoxalase ElbB translates to MKTVGVVLSGCGVLDGTEIHESVLTILALDRAGARIAFFAPDKPQLHVINHLSGEESTEQRNVLVESARIARSLIKPLSVANSEDLDALIVPGGFGAAKNLSDFAIKGSECAIDPDLVKLTQSMHKANKPIGFMCISPVMLPKLLGKPVRLTIGNDPDTIEAVEIMGGEHIICPADDVVVDAENKVVTTPAYMLAASISEAAKGIDKLVAKVLDLTE, encoded by the coding sequence ATGAAAACAGTCGGTGTAGTGCTTAGCGGGTGTGGTGTTTTAGATGGCACAGAGATACATGAGTCTGTCTTAACTATATTAGCATTGGATCGTGCTGGAGCACGTATTGCATTCTTTGCACCAGATAAGCCACAACTACATGTTATTAATCACCTTTCTGGTGAAGAATCCACCGAGCAGCGGAATGTTTTAGTGGAGTCAGCGCGTATTGCCCGTAGCCTGATAAAGCCGCTTTCTGTAGCCAATTCAGAGGACTTGGATGCCCTTATTGTCCCTGGTGGCTTTGGGGCAGCGAAGAATCTCAGCGATTTCGCTATTAAGGGTTCTGAATGTGCTATAGATCCGGATTTAGTTAAGCTAACTCAATCAATGCATAAGGCGAACAAACCAATTGGGTTTATGTGTATTTCTCCCGTTATGCTACCGAAGCTATTGGGTAAGCCTGTTCGTCTGACCATTGGTAACGATCCCGATACCATTGAGGCGGTTGAAATTATGGGGGGCGAGCATATTATTTGCCCTGCTGATGACGTAGTGGTCGATGCAGAGAATAAAGTGGTCACAACACCTGCTTACATGTTGGCGGCATCAATTTCTGAAGCAGCAAAAGGAATTGATAAGCTGGTGGCGAAGGTGCTGGATTTAACCGAATGA